One region of Mesomycoplasma ovipneumoniae genomic DNA includes:
- the rpmG gene encoding 50S ribosomal protein L33, with protein sequence MPREGLTLRCIDCKMENYITKKNKKTKPEKIEVKKHCHKCNKHTLHREKK encoded by the coding sequence ATGCCAAGAGAAGGACTAACATTAAGATGCATTGATTGCAAAATGGAAAATTATATCACTAAAAAAAATAAAAAAACAAAGCCTGAAAAAATTGAAGTAAAAAAACATTGCCATAAATGCAACAAACACACTTTACACCGTGAGAAAAAATAA
- a CDS encoding aminopeptidase P family protein: protein MNPKYLNKAFEENNLDVIISFSYQTRLWLTKVSATDGLLFIQKSDSYLFVDGRYIEAAQKNAKNCQVLLITKQNIEDFLAQKKYHRIGVEAEYLTIEQLNKIKQWFPSSEIINLSAQLFRIIKTDEEIQNIQKAVNISLEAYSKILPKIQPGLTEKSVDIELNYQMKLLGAEKESFDSIIATGPNSAMPHWRASSAKILDNDLLKIDFGALYNGYCADITRTSYLGKLDSKKQEILEIVKKAAELGRKKVAPGVKASEIDKACRDYIAQKGYGQYFVHSTGHGVGIDIHELPVVSANSDTILEPGMVITVEPGIYIPGLGGARIEDVVLVTENGFKTLSREEES, encoded by the coding sequence ATGAATCCTAAGTATTTAAATAAAGCTTTTGAAGAAAACAATTTAGATGTTATAATTTCATTTTCTTATCAAACTCGCCTTTGGTTGACAAAAGTTTCAGCTACTGATGGTCTTTTATTTATTCAAAAGAGCGATTCTTATTTGTTTGTTGATGGCCGTTATATTGAAGCAGCCCAAAAAAATGCTAAAAATTGTCAAGTTTTACTAATTACAAAGCAAAATATTGAAGATTTTTTAGCGCAAAAAAAATATCACCGAATTGGAGTTGAAGCTGAATATTTAACAATTGAACAACTTAATAAAATCAAACAGTGATTCCCTAGTTCGGAGATTATCAATTTATCAGCTCAACTTTTTCGAATTATTAAAACTGACGAAGAAATTCAAAACATCCAAAAAGCAGTTAATATTTCACTTGAAGCTTATAGCAAAATTTTGCCAAAAATTCAACCAGGATTAACTGAAAAATCAGTTGATATTGAACTAAATTATCAAATGAAATTACTTGGGGCTGAAAAAGAATCTTTTGATTCAATAATTGCAACCGGTCCAAATTCAGCAATGCCTCATTGAAGAGCTAGTTCTGCAAAAATTCTTGACAATGATCTTCTAAAAATTGATTTTGGTGCTCTTTATAATGGTTATTGCGCTGATATTACTAGAACTTCATATCTTGGAAAACTTGATTCAAAAAAACAGGAAATTCTTGAAATTGTCAAAAAAGCTGCAGAATTAGGGCGTAAAAAAGTTGCTCCTGGTGTTAAGGCATCAGAAATTGACAAAGCTTGCCGTGATTATATCGCCCAAAAAGGTTATGGACAATATTTTGTTCATTCAACTGGTCACGGAGTTGGAATTGATATTCACGAATTGCCTGTTGTTAGTGCCAATAGTGATACAATTTTAGAGCCAGGAATGGTTATAACTGTTGAACCTGGAATATATATCCCCGGACTGGGCGGTGCTCGAATTGAGGATGTTGTTCTTGTAACTGAAAATGGATTTAAAACACTTTCTCGTGAAGAGGAATCATAA
- a CDS encoding alpha-ketoacid dehydrogenase subunit beta — protein MANSDKIALNNIGAVTNAIDLMMEKDPRVVLWGEDAGFEGGVFRATEGLQKKYGIERVWDAPIAEASICGVAVGAAIAGLRPIAEMQFQGFSFPAFQQLFAHGARYRNRSRGRFTVPMVLRMPMAGGVRALEHHSEAIEAMFAHIPGVKVVMPSTPYDTKGLLIAAINDPDPVIFLEPKKIYRAFKQEVPAGIYEVPIGKANVIKEGSDLTLVTYGAQVHESIAAIQALSSTPGLEDVDVELIDLRTIKPVDTETIIESVKKTGRILIVHEAVKSFSVSAEIITRVNEKAFEYLEAAPARLTGYDITVPLAKGENFHTITKEKIIDKIRQIMNS, from the coding sequence ATGGCAAATTCAGATAAAATCGCTCTAAATAATATCGGTGCAGTTACAAATGCTATTGATTTAATGATGGAAAAAGATCCTCGCGTTGTTCTTTGAGGAGAAGATGCTGGATTTGAAGGTGGAGTTTTCCGTGCAACTGAAGGATTACAGAAAAAATACGGAATTGAACGTGTTTGAGATGCCCCAATAGCAGAAGCATCTATTTGTGGTGTTGCGGTTGGAGCAGCCATTGCCGGGCTACGTCCAATTGCAGAAATGCAATTCCAAGGTTTCTCATTCCCTGCCTTTCAACAGCTTTTTGCTCACGGAGCGCGTTATCGTAACCGTTCCCGTGGTCGGTTTACTGTGCCAATGGTTTTAAGAATGCCAATGGCAGGTGGAGTTCGTGCTCTAGAACACCACTCAGAAGCAATTGAAGCAATGTTTGCCCACATTCCTGGAGTAAAAGTTGTTATGCCTTCAACTCCATATGACACAAAAGGTCTTTTAATTGCCGCAATTAATGACCCAGATCCGGTTATTTTCCTTGAGCCAAAAAAAATATACCGTGCATTTAAACAAGAAGTTCCTGCTGGAATTTACGAAGTTCCAATTGGAAAAGCTAATGTAATTAAAGAAGGAAGTGACTTAACACTCGTAACTTACGGTGCTCAAGTTCACGAATCAATCGCCGCTATTCAAGCTCTTAGTTCAACTCCTGGACTTGAAGATGTTGATGTTGAATTAATCGACCTAAGAACAATTAAGCCAGTTGATACTGAAACTATTATCGAATCAGTTAAGAAAACTGGACGTATTTTAATTGTTCACGAAGCTGTTAAATCTTTTTCAGTTTCAGCAGAAATTATAACCCGTGTTAACGAAAAAGCATTTGAATATTTAGAAGCAGCTCCTGCTCGTCTTACTGGATATGATATTACTGTTCCGTTAGCAAAAGGTGAAAATTTCCACACAATTACAAAAGAAAAAATAATCGATAAAATTCGTCAAATTATGAATTCTTAA